CGGGAAGAGGGCGCCCCAGGAGACCGAGGTGTTGTAGCCGTTGGCCTCGGTGTCGATGCCGGAGTACAGCTCGTACTCGCTGCGGCCCAGTGAACGGGCCAGGGTCCGGGAGGAGTTCAGGCCGGAGCTGCTCCAGCCGAAGTTGACGAACATCGAGTCGGAGGTCCGCTTGGCCGACTCCTGCAGGAAGGCGTCGTTGGCCGAGGTCAGCGCGTTCTGCCAACTCACCGATCCCGACTCGGTCATGGCGTCGTACCACATGAACTCGACCGGGCCGAGCGAGCGGGCGTAGCGCATCTCGTTGCGCAGCTCGGTGGCCAGCGCCGCGTCGCCACCGTCCGTCTCCTGGTTGATGAACCAGCCGTCGAAGCCGTAGTACTGGGCGGCCTGGGCGAGTTTGTCGGCGACCGGGTAGGTCGTGCCGGACTTCTGGGTGAAGTCGCGGACCCACTGGAGCTGGCCGCCGTACGCGGTGGGCGGGAAGAACACCGTCCCGTAGACCTTCACGCCGTTGCGGTGGGCGGCGTCGATCACGGTCGGGTTGGGGGCGAGGATCAGGCCCTCGCCGGCCGAACCGCCCCAGAACACCAGCTTGTCGACGTACTGCCAGTACCCGAAGGCGTAGTAGTTCGGGTCGGCCGAGCCCTGCGATGGGTTGTTGGAGGTCGGGCCGAAGGAGACCAGGGAGGCGATCTTCCCCTCCCCGGCGCGGGCGTTGGTGTTGGCCTTGAGGGCTGGGTCGGAGACCCGGGGCCGGAGCGGGACCCGGGAGCGGTTGAACCGGGCGTCCGGGTCGGTGGCCGGGTCCCAGTTCAGGATGCTGCTCGGGTACCAGTAGGAGGCGAACGGCTGGGTGCCGGCGGCCGCGGTGACCGCGGTCCCTTCGGTGGCGTGCGAGGTGGGGGCGATGCCGAGGACGGCCGCGGTGAGCGCCGTGGTCAGCAGGAGGGGGACGTGTCGTCTCATCCGATGCTCCGGTCCAAGCGAAGTGGGTGGAGTTGCGCTCGGGGCTGGCATGCCGCCCCGGAGGCTAAATTGCTTTAGCTGACGCCGTCAAGAGGGCGGGTACCCCTCGGGCGGATTGAGTGCCTTGTGAGTCAGCAGAGTTGGGCTGGCACGCCGCTGCGCGCACCCTTGACGGCGGATCGGATCGGGGGCATAGTCCCCGATCACTAGAGCGGTTTAGTCAGGCCCACCCTCGTCTGAACACACCAGGAGACCCCTCTGATGCGAAGAAGCCACCGGGTACGGTTGACCGTCACCGCGCTCGCCCTGTCGACCCTGGCGGGCTGCGGCCTCGGCGACAACTCCGGTACCGCCACCGACAGCGCGGCTGTCACGGGCGAGGTGAAGGGCAAGGTCTCGATCCAGACCTGGGCCCTGAAGCCGAAGTTCACCACCTACATGGACGGCGTGATCGCCGCCTTCGAGAAGAAGTACCCGGGCACCGAGGTCGAATGGCTCGACCAGCCCGGCGACGGCTACTCCGACAAGGTGCTCAGCCAGGCGGCCGGCGGCTCGCTGCCCGACGTGGTCAACCTCCCGCCGGACTTCGCACTGCCGCTGGCCAAGCAGAACATGCTGCTGGACGTGGCCGGGGCGGACCCGAAGCTGACCGAGGACTACGTCAAGGGCGGCATCGACGCCTACCGCTTCGCCGGACGCACCGGGGCGTACGGCTACCCCTGGTACCTCAACACCGATGTGAACTACTGGAACTCGGAGCTGCTCACCAAATACGGCCTGGACCCGAAGAAGGTGCCGGCCGGCCTGGACGAGCTGATCGCGCAGGCCAGGACGGTCAAGGAGAAGTCGGGCGGCGCGGCCTACCTGATGAGCCGTAAGCCCGGCCTCGGCGACCTGGCCAACGCGGGCGTGAAGATCATGGCCGAGGACGGGAAGAGCTTCACCTACAACACCCCCGAGGCCGCCGCCCTGCTCGACAAGTACGTGGCCGCCTTCAAGGAGGGCCTGCTCCCCAAGGACGTGCTGACCGAGACCTACGCCGGGAACGCCAAGCTGTTCAACGCCGGTACGGTCGCCTGGACCACGGGCGGCGGCAACTACATCACCAGCCTCGCCACCGACAACCCGACCCTCGCCCCGAAGGTGGTCCCGTCCGCCGCGATGGGCACGCCGCCGCTCTACGTCCAGGGCCTCTCGGTCGCGAAGGGCAGCAAGAACCCGGCCACCGCCGTCGCGCTGGCCCGCTGGGTGACCAACGCCGAGAACCAGGCCGCCTTCGCCCACCTGACCAGCATCTTCCCCTCCACCAAGGCCTCGGCCGGGGACGCCTTCTTCAGCAAGAGCGACGGCAGCAACGCCGGGGACGCCAAGGTGATCGCCTTCAACTCGCTGGCCAAGGCGCAGATGCTGCAGCCGGTGCAGGTCAACGACGCGATGAGCACGATCGTCAACCAGCAGATCGCCCTCGCGATCAGCGGTCAGTCCGGCTCCAAGCAGGCGCTGGACACGGCGGTCGAGCGCTGCAACCAGCTGCTCAAGGACTGAGACCGACCGGCAATTGGTGGGCGGCGTCGCGACGCCGGGGCACGCGCCCTCCTTGCCCGGTATCGGGCAGGAGGGGCCCTTCGCCGGCTTCTCGTCGGTCGCCGATGCTCCGCATGGACTTCCTCCTCGGCGCCGCCGAGGCACGCACCCCAACGCCGCTTCTTCACCCGCCCCCCAAGTGCCGGTCGGTCTGAGACCCGCCGGCAACCGGAAAGGTGCACGATGACCCACCGCCGCTGGTTCACCCCGTGGCTGCTGGCCGCCCCGGCCGTGGTCTGGCTGGCCGTCTTCAACCTGTGGCCCGCGCTCAACACGGTGGTGCTGTCGTTCACCAACGCCAAGCCGCTCGGCGGCGGCCGCTTCACCGGCCTGGCCAACTACGAACGCGCGTTCAGTGACGAGCAGTTGGCCGACGCGCTGCTGAACAGCATCGTCTACCTGCTGATCTGCCTGCCGCTGCTCACCCTGCTCCCGCTGCTGCTGGCCCTGCTGGTGGAGAAGCGGCTGCCCGGCATCACCTTCTTCCGGACCGCCTTCTACACCCCGGTGATCGCCTCGGCCGTGGTGGTCGCGCTGATCTGGGGCTGGGTGCTGGACGACCGGGGCCTGGTGAACGGCGTGCTTGGCCAACTCGGCCTGGCCGAGCAGCCGGTGTCCTTCCTTACCGACCGCTGGCTGCTGCTGTTCAGCGCGATCGGACTGACGGTCTGGAAGGGCCTCGGGTACTACATGGTGATCTACCTGTCGGCGCTCGGGAACGTCGGCCGCGAGCTGCACGAGGCGGCCGCGGCCGACGGGGCGTCAGCTCTGCGCCGGTTCTGGCACGTCACCCTGCCCGGGGTGCGGCCCACCATGCTGCTGATCTCGGTGCTGATCTCGGTCTCCGCCCTGCGGGTGTTCTCCGAGCTGTACGTGCTCTCGCACGGCACCGGCGGACCGGGCGGGCGCGACATGTCGGTGGTGATGCTGATCCAGATGTACAGCCGGGGCTTCACCGGGCACATCGGCTACGCCTCGGCGCTCAGCCTGCTGCTCTTCCTGATCACCATCGGCCCGATGCTGCTGCTGGCACGGCTGAACCGAAAGGCGGGATGAGCATGGCCCGGGCGAGTTTCAACACTCCGTCAGCCGCCGAGCGGACGGTGCGTTACCTGCTGCTGGCGCTGGTGCTGCTGATCACCATCGGCCCGTTCCTGTGGCAGCTGTCCACCTCGCTCAAGGGCCCGGGGGAGGACGTCTGGTCCCGCACCCCGGGCTTCTGGCCGCAGGAGCCGACCCTCGCCAACTACGGCAAGGTGGCCGACACCATCCCGGTCTGGACGTACGCCGCCAACTCGCTGGTGGTGGCCGCGATCGCGGTGATCGGCAACGCGGTGGGCGCCACCCTGGCCGGGTTCGCGCTGGCCCGGCTGCGGTTCCGGGGCGCCCGGCTGGTGCTCGGCCTGTTCCTGGCCACCCTGGTGCTGCCCGGCGAGGTGACCATCGTCTCTCAGTACGTGACGGTGCGCAGCCTCGGCCTGACCGACACGCTGGCCGGGGTGGCGCTGCCCGGGGCGGTCGCGATGCTGAACGTGCTGCTGATGCGCACCGCCTTCCAGGCCGTCCCGCCCGATCTGGACGCGGCGGCCTTGGTGGACGGCGCCAACGTCTGGCAGCGCCTGGTGCACGTCGGCCTGCCGAACGTCCGGGGGATGCTCAGCGTGGTGGTCATCTTCACTTTCATCGGCGCCTGGGACGATTTCCTCTGGCCGCTGATCGTGCTGAACGACCCGGACAAGTACACCCTGACCGTCGGACTGCAGTA
This genomic interval from Kitasatospora gansuensis contains the following:
- a CDS encoding ABC transporter substrate-binding protein, which codes for MRRSHRVRLTVTALALSTLAGCGLGDNSGTATDSAAVTGEVKGKVSIQTWALKPKFTTYMDGVIAAFEKKYPGTEVEWLDQPGDGYSDKVLSQAAGGSLPDVVNLPPDFALPLAKQNMLLDVAGADPKLTEDYVKGGIDAYRFAGRTGAYGYPWYLNTDVNYWNSELLTKYGLDPKKVPAGLDELIAQARTVKEKSGGAAYLMSRKPGLGDLANAGVKIMAEDGKSFTYNTPEAAALLDKYVAAFKEGLLPKDVLTETYAGNAKLFNAGTVAWTTGGGNYITSLATDNPTLAPKVVPSAAMGTPPLYVQGLSVAKGSKNPATAVALARWVTNAENQAAFAHLTSIFPSTKASAGDAFFSKSDGSNAGDAKVIAFNSLAKAQMLQPVQVNDAMSTIVNQQIALAISGQSGSKQALDTAVERCNQLLKD
- a CDS encoding carbohydrate ABC transporter permease, producing the protein MTHRRWFTPWLLAAPAVVWLAVFNLWPALNTVVLSFTNAKPLGGGRFTGLANYERAFSDEQLADALLNSIVYLLICLPLLTLLPLLLALLVEKRLPGITFFRTAFYTPVIASAVVVALIWGWVLDDRGLVNGVLGQLGLAEQPVSFLTDRWLLLFSAIGLTVWKGLGYYMVIYLSALGNVGRELHEAAAADGASALRRFWHVTLPGVRPTMLLISVLISVSALRVFSELYVLSHGTGGPGGRDMSVVMLIQMYSRGFTGHIGYASALSLLLFLITIGPMLLLARLNRKAG
- a CDS encoding carbohydrate ABC transporter permease, with translation MARASFNTPSAAERTVRYLLLALVLLITIGPFLWQLSTSLKGPGEDVWSRTPGFWPQEPTLANYGKVADTIPVWTYAANSLVVAAIAVIGNAVGATLAGFALARLRFRGARLVLGLFLATLVLPGEVTIVSQYVTVRSLGLTDTLAGVALPGAVAMLNVLLMRTAFQAVPPDLDAAALVDGANVWQRLVHVGLPNVRGMLSVVVIFTFIGAWDDFLWPLIVLNDPDKYTLTVGLQYLNGTFSANPRLIAAGTMIAFLPVVVVFATLQRFFFKGVEEGAVKG